TCTGTGTGAGCATGTTTGACATGGTTATTAAATAACCATTTTCATTGTCCATATTTGTTTTTACCCCCCCAATCTATTTCAGCATGTTGCTATCAGCGGTTCCGTACGTGCTGTATCTGCTGGGGTTAGTGGCAGTTGGCTTCTCTCGCATCTTCATCCTGGCACACTTCCCCCATCAGGTCATAGCTGGCTCTTTGACAGGTCAGAATCTACCTGTACTGTCTTGCCGAACTTTATTCAGGGGGATGTAATCATTTGTTTTTTGTAGTGGGAGTTATGTATGTACAATACTGTACTTGATGTGTATAACCTACTGTATCTAACTTATTCTAAGGTTAACAAAGTTTTGTTAGAATATTCTAGAATTCTAGAACATCATCTTCATTCTGAAGTGAGTGTCTCCAACTCTTTTCTTCAGGCTTCATTCTTGGGGTAGTTCTGAGCCGCCAGGTTCCAGAAGGTCGCCCTCTGGTGTTTTTTGTGAGTTCCAGCATTGGGCTACTCCTCAGTGCTTTCCTAATCCATTCAGGACTGACAAGGCTGGGCTTCGACTTGTCCTGGTGAGTCTAGTCTACCCAATGTTTTCCCATATCATAAAGAAAATAGGGAATGTGATTACGTCTATTTTAAAAGCAGCTTGCCTCATAATAGCTATAGCTCTAATTGCATTTaatataattttttacattttcaatttCCAAGGTCCATTGCATTGGCTAAGAAGTGGTGCTCCCATTCAGAGTGGATTCGGCTGGACACAGCCCCGTTTTCCTCACTCACACGGGACTGTGGTGCTATCCTGGGCCTGGGGCTGGCCCAGTACTGGAAACCAGGTGGGTACACTCTCCCTTGTGCTCCACGTGCCCTGTGTCTGGCCCTCTGCTCCATGGCTCTCTACCATGTCCACCGACTGCCTCTACCAATCCAACCACAGCCCCTCTTCTACTTCCTCTTCTTTATCAAGTTTACCATCGTGCCCCAGGTGGTCATGATCTATGTACCTGGCTTTGTACACCTCCTTACACACAAAAagaaaaatgattaaaatgaCACATTCCTCGGAAGTTCAACTCTGGACACTGAGAGAAAAGTTTCTTTAGGTACTTTTCTTTTCATACACACTCCTGTATAAATGGGGAAATTGATGGCAATATGGGTGTTGACTTCTAAGGAAGTTGTCAGACAAATGCTGAATGGCAATTTTTCTGCTGATGATTCAAGATTGTATCATGCCCATTTgcaggatatacagttgaagttggaagtttacatataccttagccaaatacatttaaactcagtttttcacaattcctgacatttaatcctagcacTTTatttcaccactttattttatgaatgtgaaatgtcagaataataatgacaaataatgattataaataatgatttatttcagcttttatttcgttcatcacattcccagtgggtcagacgtttacatacactcaattagtatttggtagcattgcctttaaattgtttaacttgggtcaaacgtttcgggtagcctggGTAGCCTGAGTtgggtttttaggcctccttgctcacacacgctttttcagttctgcccatacattttctataggattgaggggggggggggggggggggggggctttgtgatggccactccaataccttgactttgttgtccttaagccattttgccaagcatacttccaaagttgtggcgtcattgtccatttggaagacccatttgcgaccaagctttaacttcctgactgatgtcttgagatgttgcttcaatatatccacataattttcattcctcatgatgccatctattttgtgaagtgcaccagtccctcctacagcaaagcacccccacaacatgacgctgccacccccgtgcttcacagttgggatggtgttcttcggcttgcaagcctcccccttttttcctccaaacataatgatggtcattatggccaaatggttctatttttgtttaatcagaccagaggacatttctccaaaaagtacgatctttgtccccatgtgcagttgcaaaccgtagtctggcttttttatggtggttttggagcagtggcttcttccttgctgagcggcctttcaggttatgtcgatataggactcgttttactgtggatatagatacctttgtacctgttttctccagcatcttcacaaggtcctttgctgttgctctgggattgatatgcacctttcgcaccaaagtacattcatctctggtagacagaacgtgtctccttcctgagtggtatgacggctgtgtggtcccatggtgtttatacttgcgtactattgtttgtacagatgaacgttgtaccttcaggcatttggaaattgctcccaaggatgaaccagacttgtggaggtctacaatattttttctgaggtcttggctgatttcttttgatttccccatgatgtcaagcaaagaggcactgagtttgaaggtaggccttgaaatacatccacaggtacacctccaaatgactcaaatgatgtcatttggcctatcagaagcttctaaagccatgacatcattttctggtattttccaagctgtttaaagacacagtgaacttaatgtatgtaaacttctgaccaactggaattgtgatacagtgaattataagtgaaataatctgtctgtaaacaattgttgggaaaattacttgtcatgcacgaagtagatgtcctaaccgacttgccaaaactatagttttttaacaagacatttgtggagtggttgaaaaacgagttttaatgactccaacctaagtgtatgtaaacttccgacttcaactgtagtccAAATGTTTTTGGTGTTATTTTGTCTCAGCTTCTACTATGTGTCTGTTATTTCAAGCTATGTAACCAGCAGTGTAACCTTCTTCCTCCCTAGCTATGTAACCAGCAGTGTAACCTTCTCCTTCACATATGTATGCAATATCTCACTTTGCTTAGTTACAATTTGATTGACAAATGATCTGTAAGTAAAGGTAAATGGTGCCACATTCTGGTTAAACCTAATCAATTAATGACTGTTACAATCAAGTAGGCTATTGTGCTGTTCCCTCAGGCGGGAGTTGATGTTATGCTTGGCATGTAACATTAAAGAAATCAAAAATGACCTGACAATGAAAATGTAAGGATTACTGTATGCTACATAAGCAGCTATTCATATCATTCACCTGAAAGATCAAAGCAAATAAATGACATGCATGCAGGATGTTTTTCAGTTGGTAACCATTTATAAATGTTATTCTTCAATACATAGGTTTGACTGTACAGATTACAATCAGTTATCATGAGATAAAAACACacaatttttattatttttaattcaaCTTATCACAGCGCTCTTAAAGCTCACATTTACAGACAAAAGAACTCTGCTCAGCAAgcaaatacaataaaataataaaaatagaaCGCTTCAGAGTTTTGCGTTGTGTCTGGTTGGAGGGAAAGGAAAAGGATATTCAGGCATAACAGCTTCATTACTCTTATCCCAAATCACGAATGTATAACACAGGCCAGATTCAGGACACTATATGTGTTTCTGTTTGAGATCATGATTGGCGAAATAATCAAACATGCATCTGAATATTTACAACCAACTAATCTACATAAAACGTTGAAAAACAAAGTCTGTCAAAGTCCTTTTTGAAAGAATAGTACAATTCCTCTTACATACAGTAGGGTCTTAAATTTGTCCAAATGAGCTATACTGTGGGTTGGGAACCATTTGAATGGCAGACAAGACCCAAATGGAAGCTGTCCATGAAGCAGTGGCAACTGACTGAGCATTCAATCTGACTGAAGTACTTTCACACACCCATTGTTTTTATACTCTAACATGGCAAGTATAAAAATACGTTAGTCATGAATACAACCTTTACATTTTTCTCTCCAGGACTTTCCCTTGACACTGAAGTTAAGTGCTTTGTCACTGGATTTGGGGCCATTTGATTGACTTTGTCAGTCAataggttacacacacacacactataattgAATTGAACAGTAGCTATAAGGAAACTGCTAAATAGAAACATTTCCACTTGTGGtacggatttttttttttaaaagccaTTTGTGTACGAGACCTGTCTGTCTATGAAGGGATCTGGGGTTGGGTTGAAGGGGATATACACATATTTATTCTTCATGTTGTCATTCATTACTTTGCAGATCAGAGTTCCTATGACGATGAATCATCAGTAATAATCCATTATCACTGGTCAGAAGAAGTTCCACCTGACCTGACCTCCATTCATCCAAATTCAGTAACAATCACAACTAAAATAAAGTAATTAAAATACATAAAGTGCACCCTTAGTTAAGAACTTTACAGGCATTTAGTGCAGACATTTATGAATGaaaactcagtaaaaaaaaataaagaaaatatgaTGCAGATACAAAAGAAAAATGTCTTTTAACAGtggtgtcaaatcaaattttatttgtcacatgcttcgtaaacaacaggtgtagactaaccgtgaaatgcttacttacgggcccttcccaacaatgcagagagaaaaaatagaaataatagaaatgtaataacacgaggaataaatacacaatgactaacgataacttggctatatacacagggtaccagtaccgagtcggtTTGTGTGTCTGCGTTCAATAGTTTTTAATTGCAAAGAAAACTTCAAATATTCCTCACATTATTATATTCTGTATATGATTTATGTTTTTTATATATACTTCTATTACCAGGAACTTCAGAAGGGGGACATCTCCAAACTTTGGTATTTGTATGACTTTCTCTGTCCTCAAACCAATGACAATGACCTATGCATAATAACAATGGATcaatgaaaaaataaatatatttcacAAAACTAAACCTCTTATACCCCTTTAAAACACTGCAAAGTTATCCTAGTTGGAAGAAAGACGAATAACATTCAACGAGTACAACGCAGCGTAATTATTAGGAGTAATTTATTGGTTGAACTATTCTCTAGAGGATGTTTGTAGAAGGCCATGGCAGTAACAATTGAACTTCAAATGAAAGGCAACGTTATGTGGTATGGTTGAGTTAAAATACCACAAATATAACATAACAAGCCCAATATTTCGAAAATACGAAAATAACATTTGACATTGAGTAATTTAAAGTTTGTAAATGTCCCTCATCCCCTGCCGTAGTTGTGGGTGTTCATGTGCTTGTCGGGACTTCTTATTTCAGAGTTGAAATTATCATAAGTTATATGTGTAGAGCTTCATCTCGGATGATTCTGACACTTTCCAAGTTGGAAACGTATCATTTTTCTACAATGAGTTTCCAAGTCGGAAATATGAGAGTTTCCCTGGCCGACATGTCATGAGTGCAGCATAAATCTTCAAAACCTGTCGTTGCATGACTAGTAGGACGAAAGGCTAACAACAGGGCAAAACAGAAATAATACAATCCAAATGCAAGCTATGTTATGTTTTTATAAGTATATACATTATATAGCTTAATAATAAATATTATACTTTTTTTCTCTAAGCACTGTCAAGTTGTAATTTCCATTTACAGTATTGAACATATTAGTATTGTATTACGGAGTCTAGCAACCTTGAATAAGAGCACACTTTGTATTTTAAGGATAAAAGATGGTAGATGGTTAGAGTCCACAGGTACAGTAAGGTAAGGGCCCCCAATTTCACTCTCACCACCCCACACAAGACCTCCCCAAGTTGTGCCACACCCCACCCCTATAAAAGTGTCAGGACCTCTGACCCTGGGTGTGATCAGCACTGGCCCTGTCATCACCTTTCAATGTCATATCTTTCTATTTCGATGTGTGCAGAGTTGAAGTTTAACAACAAAATAGTACAATCTCTCACGTATTAGTATTTAGTATCTATGTACTGTATGACTAGACCTCTACCGCCAGTGTGTGCCTATTGTAGACACTGCTTTCTGTGTGAGTGGGGCTGTACTCTGTCTTTTTATTATGTGCTCCTCATCAATGTCAGACCAGCCCAACTCAActtcccccctccccctttcctcccctcccactcacacGCCCAGTTCGGCCGTGGACTGGACATTCACACATTCGACTCCACAAAAGGTCTCTTTGGTTTGATGGGGGAGGTGGGGCCCTGCCTAGAGTCACGGGAGATATCACGGGAGAGCTGTCGGTACATGTTGTCCTGGTAGGCCTGAGCTACGGGCAGAGTCCTGGCCACTTTCACGTCTGGATAGGTGGGCACCTGGCTCACCCTCTCCAGGATGTCCCCTCCTCCGCCCCGGGAGCCACCGTTGGCCAGCTTGCCCAGGGAGGACTGCTGCTGCTGGGGGTAGTAGTCCTCCTCCAGGAGTTGTCCGTTCTGGGCGTTGTTAGTCTTGTTGTAGTAGGCGATATTCCCCAGCGAGGTCGGGGGGCTGTAGGACGAGCCCTGCTGGATCAGCTGGCCAGGCGACGTGGGGCTGATGCCAGAGTCCATGGAGGTCATGGCCCAGGGCCGCTGGGACGAGGGCTGCTGCAGGTACTGAGTCTGGTGAGTCCGCGCTGTCTTGTCTATGATACCCATGAAGGGCGTGGTCCGTGAGCGGGTGCCCTCGCCCTGGTAAAGCCCCCCACCACCTCCCTGGGCCGGCGAGATTGGGGAGATGTCATCGTTACAGGAGTGCTCGTACCCCTCGTAGCCCTCGTAGGCCACCTGCAGCGGGATCTCCATCCCCTGGATGGAAGAGGAAGGCCTGAAGCCTGGGGCTAGATTACAGCTGGAGCCCCCCGTGGAGATGTTGTTGCTGGACGGGGAGAAGCGGAGGCCCACGCTCTGGGAGTGGATGAGGGGCCGCGGAGTGGACATGTGCGGTTTGATCTCCGGGGTAGTGGCACTGATGGGCCGCCTCACCATGTGGCCGATCTCTGGCGATCCCAGCTGGCACTGAGGCATGGCACTGTTCTGACGCTCCAGCTCATGCTTGGCGACAGGGTAGTAGGCGGCCGACTGGCTGCGGATAATCTGGGGAGTCTGGCTATAGCGGACACCCCCCTGGAGCTGGCCCCCTTGTCCCCCCCCACTGCTGGCACGGTAGGCAGAGGAGGGGCGCTGGGTTAGCTCGTCCTTCATCAGGCCCTCTATGACCCCTCCTCGGCCCCCATGCTGACAGAGGGCCCcagctgagaggctggactggggcATGGAGCGACCATCCAGGGAGGGCTGGTACATCAACCGGCTCTGGCTCTCCATCGGCACGTCCATGGAGCCCCCCTGGTAGCGCATGGGGTGGCCCATCTGGCCGTATGCGTTGCTGGGCTGGTTGGTGCGAACAATCTGGGCCATGGAGGGCTGGAGACGCAGGCCCTGGTGGTGCAGGGAGTCCTGGTGGTGCAGGGAGACCTGGTGGTGTAGCTGGGCCTGGTGGTGCTGTTGGGAGACCTGGTGGTGCAGTTGGGCCTGGTGGTGCTGGTGTGTCTGGAGGGTGTCATGGTGCTGGGAGGCCTGGTGGTGCAGGGAGGCCTGGTGGTGCAGGGAGGGCTGTGAGCTCAGCTGGAAGGACCTCTGGCTGCTCATCTTGGACAGGGGAGGCTGCTCCTGCTGGTAGCGCACTGGAGAGCCTGACTGGgacctgtacagacacacactctccacCGGGGGGCTGGCTCTGTACTGGCTCTGTACCCCACCCCGACGCAGGGGGGAGAGCGGGGGGCTCTGGTATCCGTGGTCCATCCCCTGCCCCACTCCTCCATTGCCTCCCATGGGCGGGGGGCTGAAGTGGTAGGTGGTCTGGTGGACCGGGGAGGTCTGCGGAGGGCTGTGTCGATAGTGGGAGTTGTGGTgcgtgggggagagggaggggggcgaCGGTGGCTGGTAGTTCTGGCTGCCAGGGGAGGACATGGAGGTGGGGCTGGGGTGGCCATAGTCGTAAGCCTGGCCCATGGGGGAGCCCCCTGACAGGTAGGTCTGGTCCTGGTGATGGTAGGGGTGCTGGTGGTTCGTCGGAGAGAGAGGTGGGCTCTGGATGATAGGCAGACTGGAGGGGTTGGAGCGGGGCTCCCTCTCGAGGGCCAGACCCATAGAACCCATACTCCCCATAGACATGGCCTCCAGCTCCTGCTCCAGATAGTCCTCGTCCTCAAACAGATCCTGGACCGGCTCCATGTCCTCCAGCCGAGGCTCCGGGGGAGGGGGGAGCtccagggggagggggagggaggacagggacatctcctcctcctctccctcctctgggGGAGGCGAtgggggaggagatgggggaggcTCCAGCTTCTGtgcatcctcctcctcctggGTGAGCTGTCGACACTCCTCCTCTACTCGCTGCAGGAGGCGCTGGATCTCACAGTGGTTGGGGCTCTGCTTCATGGCTTCATTCAGGTCCTCCAAGGCCTCAGGGAACTGTCTACAAATCCAGACAAGAAGGAAAGATACGACAGGGTTGGAAATGAGGGAAGGTTTTTAAAACACTGCTGTGAAAATGAACACATTTTAATTAATTGGTCAAAAAAGAAGGAAAACTTTTATGAGAGGCTGAAGAAGATAAGAGGGTGAAGCGGAGTATGTCAACTATTCTACAGTAGATGGATATCAGGGATGTGCAGGGGAAATAAATACCTGCTACTACGCTTGGCACGTGCTCTGGCATAGTATGCTTCGTATGATTTTGGTTTCAATTCAAGCGCCTTTGTAGCAAACTCCTCAGCCATCCCAAAGTCCTGAGAGCAATAACATGTGATCCATGAGTCAGATACTTACAGAATATTACTGAGGTAAAACAGAGGTAATGTTATAGGTACAGTACTATAATGCTCATCACCTATACTTTTACCATACTTTACACTATTACATATAGATAATATACTATAGATGGCCCATGGGGTTCTTGTCAAAAGTAGGGCacaagggtgccatttgtgatgcatcCATGGTCAGAGCCCGCCAACTCACGTTCATTTTTCTCCGACATCGGGACAGATTGAGGAAGATGGACACTTTGAGCTCCCTGAAAGTCTTGAGGTCCTCACTGAAGCCTTCACGGGGGAACTTTTTGAGGGCGTACTGATACCGCTGTGCTGCCTCCTTCACTTTCCCTTTCTTTTgaacacaccgacacacacaacaTGTTATTCATACAAGACAGGCAACATATAGGTCTTATTGATGATTAAAACAAAAAAAGTTGTATAGCACTTGAGGATAAATACATCTGTAaaagtgtaaaaaatatatataatcacaGTTTGATTAGATAACATTTTATTTCTTTGATGTATAGATATATTTTCTTTCTTATACAGTATGTATTAATATTTTTCATCAATAGTTGACTGTCCTTCCTCAGATTCGGATAGGGCCTCCTGATCTCACTTTATAGAAGCTGTCTCCCTCCTCAATCAGCTTGCTCAGTAGGATGATCATGATGTCGGGTTTGGAGGTAGCCATGGCCCATGTGGCTGGACCTGAAGAACACAGGATGAGAAAGAAAGGAGTGAGAGAAGCAGGGAAAGATAAAAGAAAAGGAATGTAGGAGTTGTTTTTGagtcacagtaaacacacaacaACTGACAAGAACAACAAACAAAATGGCAGGAATGACAGAGATAGGCAGACGTCTGTCCGCTGCAGAGAAAATTAAGCTATTCTCTTTCTAAAGTCTATTGCTCTAGGTAGAGGAGTACACTGTATTGTAGGGACAATATCCCAGCCAAAAGGGTAGAAATATGAAAGATTGCAAAATACAAAAATTATGCGGCTGGTAAAGACTGAGTCACTCCCAATCTAATTGTCTTACATCAGGTGGCTTCACTCCTACGCGACGCTCGTCCCTCAACCGCCAGTCAGTGCAGGCGGAATCATCGCGCTATCTGACGCAAGACAATTAACCTAACTAGGATAGCTCTCTGCAGAAAGCAACACTTGAAACTCATTTACACAGAGACTAGAGAGATGAGTACAAGGTTGGTGGGTTTCTTGCATGACGAAAAGACTCATAGCAGTTAGGCAAGCAGGACACAGCAGAGCTCTGCAGACCAGGGCAAGGTTGTGGCAACGGTAGAGGAAGTAGTTAAGAACAGGACTTCTGACTGGTCTAGCTGACACTGAGGAACATTTCAGAAGGATGAACAATGCACAGTAGAATCATCTGAACTGTGGATAGTGGAGAAAAGGCATTACAGACGCATGCAGTTCCCCTGGTGATCATTACCAAGTGAAGGTATAGGAGGGGTTCATCATGCATCTGTGAGATGGAAATAAGAAAACACCTTGATACAATGTAGTATGCTGGAGGCTGGGCATGCTGTCATATGATAACCAACAGGAATATGAACATCTACCTCTAAATAAAACCAGTCCAAGTAATAGTTTAGGACGGCATTCAATCTGATCGCGGATTATAGGCATTGCAGCTTTTAAAGGCAAATTATGACTGAGccaacatatgcagcgtttacagTGAATGGGATCTCCACGAATgaaggaacattgcctttaaaagctgCAATGCCTATAATCCACAATCGGATTGAAAACCGGCCTCAGTGATAATAGTAATACCTGAGTGTTATTTCTCAGTATGGGGTTTGCAGCTAAGCTGGCCTGCTGACACTTAGACCATAAcgacacagagacaacacagaaAGAGGAGATAGGGCTGTCAAAATGCCTGCTGGGGTGAGATGTCGACAGCCTTGGGATTACCTCTGGGCCGACTGGGCAGCGTCTGACATCCTGGTACCGCAGAGAGAtcaagggggagggggagaggtcaTGAGCGAGGGAGGAAGtgagtgttgggggggggggggggggggggcggagagCAGCGGGCCAGAGTAATCaaagaagaaaaaacagaaaaaggtgcgtgggagagagaggacaagtggaaaaaaacagaaagagaaaaaggAGGTGGTGGAAGATGAAGAGTGAGAGAAGGAACAGAAAAAAGCAGCAGTGAGAAGCGGGGCTAAGTGCCTCAGCAGAAAGAAAGAGacacaggaagaaaaaaaacatactgCCAGTGCTAACCACCtgtcgagagagagaaagaacgagagagtagagagagagatagaaagaaagaacTATAGATAAAGAAAGAacaagggagaaagaaagaaagaaccagagagctgagagagaggaagagaccgAGCGACAACATGAAAGAGAAAGAATACAGGAGACACGGTAACAGTAGAACAACAAAGACAGATATAAAGACCTGAGGAGTGACTAGCCAGAGTGAACAGAGAAAAGCTGCAGTACGGTACAGCAGCAGGGTGGGGGGGGACATAGAGTAGCAGTGGGGGTTTAGCTGTTAGCTCAGCTCCAAAGAGacttctggtcaaaagtactatagtaccagtcaaaagtttggacacacccactcattcaagggtttttctttattttaaatattttctacattgtagaataatagcgaagacaccaaaactatgaaataatacatatggaatcatgtagtaaccaaaaaagagttaaacaaatcaaaatattttatattcttcaaagtagccaccctttgccttgatgacagctttgcacactcttggcattctttcaaccagcttaacctggaatgctttttcaacagtcttgaaggagttcccacatatgctgagcacttgttgtctgcttttccttcactctgcggtccaactcatcccaaaccatttcacttgggttgaggtcggatgattgtggaggccaggtcatctgatgcagcactccatcactctccttcttggtcaaatcgcccttacacagcctggaggtgtgttgggtcattgtcctgttgaaaaacaaatgatagtcccactaagtgcaaaccagatgggatggtgtatcgctgcagaatgctgtggaagccatgctggttaagtgtgccttgaattctaaataaatcacagacagtgtcaccagcaatgcacccccacaccatcacacctcctcctccaagcttcacggtgggaaccacatatttGGAGATCGTCCGTTcgcctactctgcatctcacaaagacacggcggttggaaccaaaaatttcacgtttggactcatcagaccaaaggacagatttctaccgctctaatgtccattgctcgtgtttcttggcccaagcaagtctcttcttattattggtgtcctttagtagtggattctttgcagaaattcgaccatgaaggcctgattcacacagtctcctctgaacagttgatgttgagatgtgtctgttacttgaactctgtgaagcatttatttgggctgcaatctgaggtgcagttaacgcCAATGAACTTATcttttgcagcagaggtaagtctgtgtcttcctttcctgtggcggtcctcatcagagccagtttcatcatagcgcttgatggtttttgcgactgcacttgaagaaactttaaaagttcttgaaattctccatattgactgaccttcatgtcttaatgtaatgatggaatgtcgtttgctctttgcttatttgagctgttcttgccataatatggacttggtcttttaccaaatagggctatcgtctgtaaaccttgtcacaacacaactgattggctggctcaaacgcattaaggatgaaagaaattccacaaactaacttttattaaggcacacctgttaattgaagctggctgagagaatgctaagagtgtgcaaagctgtcatcaaggcaaagggtggctactttgaagaatctcaaatatcaaatatattttgatttgtttaacacttttttggttacaacatgattccatatgtgttatttcatagttttatgtcttcactattattctacaatgtagaacatagtaaaaaataaattaaaaccctggaatgaatatgtgtgtccaaacttttgactagtactgtatataagaAATAGGTTGCCATTTAAGATGCATATTCTGTATTTCTGTGTCATCCTACTGTATGCATGAATAGTCTTTGTATTGTGTATCAATATCAGATAGTCAagtgtaaaataataaataaaactgTCAACAGTCAAAATATCCTGTTGCACTGTGGAGAGAAATGGGTTATTTTCCAGTAGAGGTATTTCATTCACTGTCTACATACAAGTCCtgtctgtgtctcaaatggcaccatattccccacatagtgcactatctttgaccagggccaattgggtgcaatttgggacagcCCCTGCCCAAAATCAATTGGCCTTCAGTCTAACACTAAGTCCATTCTCCATACCTATCTTGGCTCCCTTCTTGAGCAGGGCAACCACCACGGAGGTGTTCCTGCAGCCCACGGCCCGGTCCAGAGGACGCATCCCACTGTAGTCCACATGCTCTATCATCGCCCCCTGGTCCACTAGAAACTGGACCTGAGAGGACAGACAGCAGAAGAAGGGAACAGGGGCGAGGAGGGAGAAATGTAGTGATTCAAATGATATTCATTAGAGTAGAATCATAGGAGGGTTCTACAATTTGGGAGAGTTACTGCTCgcaaaatatacacaaatataatTATACTTGAACACATCGGGATAGACAAAAGACCTACAATACAAGTGTGTCTCTTTTGTTCCTAATGTTGtccatccaaatcaaatcaaactttat
The nucleotide sequence above comes from Salvelinus namaycush isolate Seneca chromosome 35, SaNama_1.0, whole genome shotgun sequence. Encoded proteins:
- the g6pc3 gene encoding glucose-6-phosphatase 3 isoform X1 codes for the protein MEAIHTQGIWMAEALQQRTKSQDKLWLIATHIGDPKAAFLLVFPLTYFLNRRTGFAVVWVAAISEWLNLVFKWMLFGERPFWWIGESRLFEKNPPKLQQFASTCETGPGSPSGHAMVTAAVWWVMASSLGSLLYSYTRSMLLSAVPYVLYLLGLVAVGFSRIFILAHFPHQVIAGSLTGFILGVVLSRQVPEGRPLVFFVSSSIGLLLSAFLIHSGLTRLGFDLSWSIALAKKWCSHSEWIRLDTAPFSSLTRDCGAILGLGLAQYWKPGGYTLPCAPRALCLALCSMALYHVHRLPLPIQPQPLFYFLFFIKFTIVPQVVMIYVPGFVHLLTHKKKND
- the g6pc3 gene encoding glucose-6-phosphatase 3 isoform X2 yields the protein MEAIHTQGIWMAEALQQRTKSQDKLWLIATHIGDPKAAFLLVFPLTYFLNRRTGFAVVWVAAISEWLNLVFKWMLFGERPFWWIGESRLFEKNPPKLQQFASTCETGPGSPSGHAMVTAAVWWVMASSLGSLLYSYTRSMLLSAVPYVLYLLGLVAVGFSRIFILAHFPHQVIAGSLTGFILGVVLSRQVPEGRPLVFFVSSSIGLLLSAFLIHSGLTRLGFDLSWSIALAKKWCSHSEWIRLDTAPFSSLTRDCGAILGLGLAQYWKPDQSSYDDESSVIIHYHWSEEVPPDLTSIHPNSVTITTKIK